A window of Clostridium sp. 'White wine YQ' contains these coding sequences:
- a CDS encoding CvfB family protein: protein MIKLGEYNELRVSKERDFGIFVTDGEQEILIPKGSLAGEKHNIDETIKVFIYRDSEDRIIGTLKKPLGTCFEISYLKVVDITSIGAFADIGIGRDVLIPLKEQLYKLHTGQKYLLYLYIDKTGRIAATTDIEDYLEVATNYKIDDEVTAVVYEINENNTLKLAVDNKYKALMLKNEYYDYIPMGEELKLRIRRIYEDGTLGLTTRKRKLDEREVLIEKILKALTENGGSISFNDKSNPEDIRREFNTSKNYFKMTLGALMKQGKIYQDERGTHLK, encoded by the coding sequence ATGATAAAATTAGGAGAATATAATGAACTAAGGGTCTCAAAGGAACGTGACTTTGGTATTTTTGTTACAGATGGGGAACAAGAAATTTTAATTCCAAAGGGAAGTCTTGCAGGTGAAAAACATAATATAGACGAAACTATAAAGGTATTTATATATAGGGATTCTGAAGATAGAATTATAGGAACATTAAAAAAACCATTAGGAACATGCTTCGAAATATCTTATCTAAAGGTAGTTGACATAACTAGCATTGGAGCATTTGCGGATATAGGTATAGGAAGAGATGTACTAATACCGCTTAAAGAACAACTATATAAATTACATACTGGACAAAAATATCTTTTATATTTATATATTGATAAGACAGGAAGAATAGCTGCAACTACTGATATTGAGGATTATTTAGAGGTTGCTACTAATTATAAGATAGATGATGAAGTTACAGCTGTGGTTTATGAGATAAATGAAAATAACACATTGAAATTAGCTGTAGATAATAAGTATAAGGCATTAATGCTAAAAAATGAATATTACGACTATATTCCAATGGGAGAAGAGCTGAAGCTTAGAATTAGAAGAATCTATGAAGATGGAACTTTAGGATTAACTACAAGAAAAAGAAAATTAGATGAAAGAGAAGTTTTAATAGAGAAGATATTAAAAGCTTTAACAGAAAATGGGGGATCTATTTCTTTTAATGACAAATCAAATCCAGAAGATATTAGAAGAGAGTTTAACACAAGCAAAAATTACTTCAAAATGACATTAGGAGCATTGATGAAGCAAGGAAAGATATATCAAGATGAAAGAGGTACTCACTTAAAATAG
- a CDS encoding Lrp/AsnC ligand binding domain-containing protein, producing MSMNQLSHLDDLDLQILDILIKDCRTPYLEIARICHVSGGTIHVRMKKMEDMGIIKGTRIVLNLPKLGYDVCCFVGIYVDKTSSFNYVFEELAKIKEVVELHLTTGDYSVFSKVICKNITDLQDLLMNKINTITGIQRTDTFISLTQPVDRNIQL from the coding sequence ATGTCTATGAATCAATTATCACATTTAGATGATTTAGATTTACAAATATTAGACATATTAATAAAAGATTGTAGAACTCCTTATCTTGAAATAGCTAGAATTTGTCATGTTTCTGGAGGAACAATCCACGTAAGAATGAAAAAAATGGAAGACATGGGAATAATAAAAGGCACTAGAATAGTTCTAAACTTACCTAAACTTGGGTATGACGTTTGCTGTTTTGTAGGAATTTATGTTGACAAAACTTCTTCCTTTAACTATGTATTTGAAGAATTAGCAAAAATTAAAGAAGTAGTAGAATTACATTTAACTACAGGTGATTATTCTGTTTTCTCTAAAGTAATTTGTAAGAACATAACTGATCTTCAAGATTTACTTATGAATAAGATTAATACTATAACTGGAATTCAAAGAACAGATACATTTATCTCACTTACTCAACCTGTAGACAGAAATATACAACTTTAA
- a CDS encoding CehA/McbA family metallohydrolase, with product MTRKESTFKYKSEKIDDKDINFYYGIPHCHTFLSNGRGSPIEALEYGYKNSLDFMFITDHNSYLKEDIDYKSSKVSKWTYLKSCLKKYNKKHTRPLTLLGFESRSNPWGDLNFINISTYFTGVVKDLRVLLLWMLNNQAGLIFINHPHSPIERLPYNAYLNYFITSVEVGNGSPPHKYIRHHKHYFKLLDSGWKLGAINGQDNHRLNFGDTDNLTCVICNELNHSSLVDSIRCRRTYSTESRTLKAYFSINGYFMGEVISHPNFNELKFYIFLQDIKRKIKKIEIISNNGIVVKTLNDLNLNTVKYFINLPVNPGNTWYLLEIYQDEDKIAITSPIFFEY from the coding sequence ATGACTAGGAAAGAATCTACTTTTAAATATAAATCTGAGAAAATAGATGACAAAGATATAAACTTCTATTATGGAATTCCTCACTGTCACACATTCCTTTCTAATGGACGAGGTTCTCCTATTGAAGCACTGGAATATGGTTATAAAAATTCACTAGATTTTATGTTTATAACAGATCACAATTCTTATCTAAAAGAAGATATAGATTATAAATCCTCAAAGGTTTCCAAATGGACCTATTTGAAATCTTGCTTAAAAAAATATAATAAAAAACATACCCGTCCCCTTACTTTATTAGGATTCGAAAGCAGAAGCAATCCTTGGGGTGATTTGAATTTTATAAATATTTCAACTTACTTTACTGGAGTGGTTAAGGACTTAAGAGTATTATTACTTTGGATGTTAAATAACCAGGCAGGTCTTATATTTATAAATCATCCTCATAGTCCGATAGAAAGACTGCCATACAATGCTTATCTTAATTATTTTATAACTTCTGTAGAAGTAGGAAATGGTTCCCCTCCGCATAAATACATTCGTCATCATAAGCACTATTTCAAGTTGCTTGACTCTGGCTGGAAATTAGGTGCAATTAATGGGCAAGATAATCATAGACTTAATTTTGGTGATACAGATAATCTTACTTGTGTAATCTGCAACGAGCTTAATCATTCATCCTTAGTAGATAGTATTAGGTGCAGAAGAACATATTCAACTGAATCAAGAACATTAAAAGCTTACTTTAGTATAAATGGATATTTTATGGGTGAAGTAATAAGTCATCCTAATTTTAATGAATTAAAGTTCTATATTTTCTTGCAAGATATTAAGCGTAAAATAAAAAAAATAGAAATAATATCAAACAACGGAATTGTAGTTAAAACTTTAAATGATTTAAACCTAAATACAGTTAAGTATTTTATAAACTTACCAGTAAACCCAGGCAACACTTGGTACTTACTTGAGATTTATCAAGATGAAGACAAAATAGCAATTACTTCTCCAATATTTTTTGAATATTAA
- a CDS encoding DUF378 domain-containing protein: MRTLDTIALILVIIGALNWGLIGFFSFDLVASLFGQMSIVSRVIYSLVGICGLYAISFFAKDRYSSID, encoded by the coding sequence ATGAGAACACTAGATACTATTGCACTTATTCTAGTAATCATTGGGGCTTTGAACTGGGGATTAATTGGATTTTTCTCATTTGATCTAGTTGCAAGCCTTTTTGGTCAAATGTCCATAGTTTCAAGAGTTATTTATTCTCTTGTAGGTATATGTGGATTATATGCAATATCTTTTTTCGCAAAAGACAGATATTCTTCAATAGACTAA
- a CDS encoding YaaR family protein — protein MEIKGLGKNTRVTSERKIQSSRKDFSQSFSQARDRRSGEELKKMIEDIKKKGNRLVLTKTYADVASYKRMIKEYLQSVLEYMYGVKQDISFWQTQYFITVDIIDSRLEELTQMLLSDEMENINIASTVDEIQGLIVDIYR, from the coding sequence TTGGAGATTAAGGGTTTAGGAAAAAATACTAGAGTTACAAGCGAAAGAAAAATACAAAGTTCAAGAAAAGATTTTTCCCAAAGCTTCAGTCAAGCTAGAGATCGTAGAAGTGGTGAAGAACTGAAGAAAATGATTGAAGATATCAAGAAGAAAGGGAATCGTCTTGTACTTACAAAAACTTATGCAGATGTTGCAAGTTATAAAAGGATGATTAAAGAATACTTACAATCTGTTTTAGAATATATGTATGGTGTTAAGCAAGATATTAGTTTTTGGCAGACACAGTATTTTATTACTGTTGATATAATTGATTCGAGATTAGAAGAATTAACTCAAATGCTTTTAAGTGATGAGATGGAAAACATAAACATAGCGTCAACAGTTGATGAAATACAAGGGTTGATTGTTGATATATATAGATA
- a CDS encoding putative ABC transporter permease codes for MITIYHSILGVNLYEIVLLFFIYSLLGWVTEVIYQFYNKRYFVNRGFLYGPLCPIYGTGIVSVVLLFNNFKSNILLLYVLSTVIISFIEYITGFILEKFFKSKWWDYTNEPFNLHGRICLSFSLVWGIAALVIIKFINPLISNIVSSFPKEFNIMISYILLLVFTLDVAFTLSSLVRFSKMLTRLQLISSELKERYEYIIVTTKDAAFDAVQNIENNIKELRHKYDTSFDALDFNHKRLLRAFPNLKPSKFDNILKEIKEKLNSLKEI; via the coding sequence ATGATTACTATTTACCATTCAATATTAGGTGTTAATCTATACGAAATAGTACTTCTATTTTTTATTTATTCACTTCTAGGTTGGGTAACAGAGGTTATCTACCAATTCTACAACAAAAGATATTTTGTAAATAGAGGTTTCTTATATGGTCCCTTATGTCCAATATACGGAACTGGAATTGTTTCAGTTGTATTGCTTTTTAATAATTTTAAAAGTAATATACTTCTTTTATATGTGCTTTCCACTGTTATAATTTCTTTTATTGAATATATAACCGGCTTTATATTAGAAAAGTTTTTTAAATCAAAATGGTGGGACTATACTAATGAACCCTTTAATCTTCATGGTAGAATATGTCTATCATTCTCTCTTGTGTGGGGAATTGCAGCATTAGTCATTATAAAATTTATTAATCCTTTAATATCAAATATTGTTTCATCTTTTCCTAAAGAATTTAATATTATGATATCATATATACTTTTACTTGTTTTTACCTTGGATGTAGCATTCACACTTTCATCTTTAGTAAGATTTAGTAAAATGCTTACAAGGTTACAATTAATATCCTCAGAATTAAAAGAGCGATATGAATATATAATTGTTACAACAAAAGATGCAGCCTTTGATGCAGTTCAAAATATTGAGAACAACATAAAAGAGCTTAGGCACAAATATGACACTTCTTTTGATGCCTTAGATTTTAATCACAAGAGACTTTTACGTGCTTTTCCTAACTTAAAACCAAGTAAATTTGATAATATTTTAAAAGAAATAAAAGAAAAACTAAATTCTTTAAAAGAAATATAA
- a CDS encoding ComEC/Rec2 family competence protein, which produces MRKIYIFLLSVFLAVTFSHKYVLASDLDVKVHFIDTGQSDCILIESGEKSYLIDSGEEKNSAKILSYLNKRGINKLDFIILTHYHQDHYGGLFNITSKIKTNMVYVPRYFVIEEEKNKALSSLLKNKISYKVIEKEWKYKDGSVDLKVLAPSKGHDSLENNNSLVIKGILNGKSYLFMADCEFDEEKELLSRDIANIDVLKLGHHGFDTSSSEELLRIINPKYTVITCNGNESPEIQVLERLKRLDTVILRTDRCGDIEIINSQEKNLQMSL; this is translated from the coding sequence ATGAGGAAAATTTATATATTTTTATTATCTGTATTTTTAGCAGTAACATTTAGCCATAAATATGTACTTGCTTCAGATTTAGACGTTAAAGTGCATTTTATTGATACTGGACAAAGTGATTGTATTCTTATAGAAAGTGGAGAAAAGTCATATTTAATAGATAGTGGAGAAGAAAAAAACAGTGCTAAAATTTTAAGCTATTTAAATAAACGTGGAATTAATAAACTTGATTTTATAATCTTGACACATTATCACCAGGATCATTATGGTGGACTTTTTAATATAACAAGCAAAATAAAGACTAATATGGTGTATGTACCTAGATATTTTGTAATTGAAGAGGAGAAAAATAAAGCCTTATCATCTTTGTTAAAAAATAAAATTTCCTATAAAGTCATAGAAAAAGAATGGAAATATAAAGATGGATCTGTAGATTTAAAGGTTTTAGCACCTTCAAAAGGACATGATTCACTAGAAAACAATAATTCATTGGTTATAAAAGGAATATTAAATGGGAAAAGTTATTTATTTATGGCTGATTGTGAGTTTGATGAGGAAAAGGAACTGCTTAGTAGAGATATAGCAAATATCGATGTATTAAAGCTAGGTCATCATGGATTTGATACATCGTCATCAGAGGAATTATTAAGAATAATCAATCCTAAATATACAGTAATAACTTGCAACGGGAATGAAAGTCCAGAAATTCAAGTATTAGAAAGATTAAAAAGACTGGATACCGTTATATTAAGAACAGATAGGTGTGGAGATATCGAAATTATAAATAGCCAGGAAAAGAATTTGCAAATGTCATTATAG
- a CDS encoding gamma carbonic anhydrase family protein, which produces MIKEFSPYKPKIHKEVYLAENSTIIGNVEIEEGASIWFGAVLRGDENSIKVGKNSNIQDNAVVHVDDYSVSIGNNVTVGHGAILHGCVIEDECLIGMGSIILNNARIGKNTIVGAGSLVTQNADIPEGVLCIGSPAKVVRKLTEDEINSIKSSARMYFDLSNKYRSEEK; this is translated from the coding sequence ATGATAAAAGAATTTTCACCGTATAAACCTAAAATTCATAAGGAAGTTTATTTAGCAGAAAACTCAACTATCATTGGCAACGTTGAGATTGAAGAAGGTGCATCTATTTGGTTCGGTGCAGTATTAAGAGGTGATGAGAATTCAATCAAAGTCGGAAAGAATTCTAACATCCAAGATAATGCAGTTGTGCATGTAGATGATTATAGTGTAAGTATTGGGAATAATGTTACTGTAGGGCATGGTGCTATTTTACATGGCTGCGTAATAGAGGATGAATGTTTGATTGGTATGGGAAGTATAATATTAAATAATGCTAGAATAGGTAAAAATACAATAGTAGGTGCAGGATCGCTAGTAACGCAGAATGCTGATATTCCAGAGGGTGTTTTATGCATTGGATCACCGGCAAAGGTTGTAAGAAAGCTTACTGAAGATGAAATTAATAGCATAAAATCATCAGCAAGAATGTATTTTGATCTTTCAAATAAATACAGGAGTGAGGAGAAATAG
- a CDS encoding phosphoenolpyruvate carboxykinase, whose amino-acid sequence MRKEFSLSNDKATINFTAKYCDNYETLLESDGFRRVLEAFLKQAKKKNTHSFRFLEKSFGKDQIPNLESEISNLFKVLTVLSVEEISHVNPNYSGLLLNKDEFIAFVEDLYLFWRKLERYTIIYTNRVKTGLAAVSFTEVDSQFSRLIRRLYRRIEKNVLGYSPNVFRQLPVGGNASLMLSNVVWAAPDEYRVLEDIPFIDSILLQTPFITYPKKNTRDGMFKEVKDNPLKKAIIDKDHWFCYPAKIGDLLAFLYFHRDFMEHGITLCNLFELAKEKEFKGKKPDIIYVYGAREKGDELKTVFYDDKDNDIMFGYINHSEEIDYFGYMKKMSLTLHNLIQIKRGYLPIHGAMVNIVLKNGKEANVIIMGDSGAGKSESLEAFRGLSEDYISDMTIVFDDMGTIKEKDGSIYGYGTEIGAFVRLDDLDQGYAFKEMDRSIFMNPDKINARLVMPVASYKEIMKGYKVDLFLYANNYDEVPEGGKAIEYFETSEDAIKVFKAGARVAKGTTTEKGLVKSYFANPFGPAQKQQECDILLDKYFDALFASGVKVGEIKTSLAIQGSEKNGPRKAALELFNIINNL is encoded by the coding sequence ATGCGTAAAGAATTTTCATTAAGTAATGACAAGGCAACTATTAATTTTACAGCTAAGTATTGTGATAACTATGAGACGCTGCTAGAAAGTGATGGATTTAGAAGAGTTTTAGAAGCATTTTTAAAACAAGCTAAAAAGAAAAATACTCATAGCTTTAGATTTTTAGAAAAAAGCTTTGGAAAAGATCAAATTCCTAACTTGGAAAGTGAAATATCTAATTTATTTAAAGTACTTACAGTATTAAGTGTTGAAGAAATATCTCATGTAAATCCTAATTATAGTGGGCTTCTTCTAAATAAGGATGAATTTATAGCATTTGTTGAGGATTTATATTTATTCTGGAGAAAGTTAGAAAGATATACAATAATATATACTAATAGGGTAAAAACAGGTCTTGCGGCAGTAAGCTTTACTGAAGTGGATTCACAATTTAGTAGATTGATACGTAGACTTTATAGAAGAATTGAAAAAAATGTATTAGGATATAGTCCTAATGTATTCAGACAACTACCAGTTGGAGGAAATGCTAGCTTAATGTTATCAAATGTAGTGTGGGCAGCTCCAGATGAATACAGAGTATTAGAAGACATTCCTTTTATTGATTCAATTTTATTACAAACACCTTTTATAACTTATCCAAAGAAAAATACAAGAGATGGAATGTTTAAAGAGGTAAAAGATAACCCACTAAAGAAAGCAATAATAGATAAAGATCATTGGTTTTGTTATCCTGCAAAAATAGGAGATCTATTGGCATTTTTATATTTCCATAGAGACTTTATGGAGCATGGGATTACACTTTGTAATCTTTTTGAATTAGCAAAAGAAAAAGAATTTAAGGGTAAAAAACCTGATATAATATACGTTTATGGAGCAAGAGAAAAGGGTGATGAGCTAAAGACCGTTTTCTATGATGATAAAGACAATGATATTATGTTTGGATATATAAATCATTCAGAAGAGATAGATTATTTTGGATATATGAAAAAGATGAGCTTGACCCTTCATAATTTAATTCAAATCAAGAGAGGGTATCTTCCTATACATGGTGCTATGGTTAATATAGTCCTTAAGAATGGAAAAGAAGCAAATGTCATTATTATGGGTGATTCTGGAGCAGGAAAATCTGAAAGTCTAGAAGCTTTTAGAGGTTTAAGTGAGGATTATATTTCAGATATGACAATTGTTTTTGATGATATGGGAACTATTAAAGAAAAAGATGGTAGCATTTATGGATATGGAACAGAAATTGGTGCATTCGTAAGACTAGATGATTTAGACCAAGGCTATGCATTTAAAGAAATGGATAGAAGTATTTTCATGAATCCAGATAAAATTAATGCAAGACTTGTAATGCCAGTTGCTTCCTATAAGGAAATAATGAAAGGATATAAAGTAGATCTTTTCTTATATGCTAATAATTATGATGAGGTTCCTGAAGGTGGAAAAGCAATAGAGTATTTTGAAACTTCAGAGGATGCAATTAAAGTATTTAAAGCAGGAGCTAGAGTTGCCAAGGGAACAACAACAGAGAAGGGATTAGTAAAATCGTATTTTGCAAATCCTTTTGGACCAGCCCAAAAGCAACAAGAATGTGATATATTATTAGATAAATACTTTGACGCTCTATTTGCATCTGGTGTTAAAGTTGGAGAGATTAAAACTTCTCTTGCAATTCAAGGAAGCGAGAAAAACGGGCCTAGAAAAGCAGCACTTGAGCTTTTTAATATAATAAATAATTTATAG